Proteins found in one Streptomyces sp. CB09001 genomic segment:
- the chpG gene encoding chaplin ChpG encodes MSRIAKGLALTSVAAAAVAGTAGVAAADSGAQAAAAHSPGVLSGNVVQVPVHIPVNVCGNTIDIIGLLNPAFGNECEND; translated from the coding sequence ATGTCGCGTATCGCGAAGGGCCTGGCCCTGACCTCCGTCGCCGCCGCCGCGGTGGCGGGCACCGCCGGTGTCGCCGCCGCCGACAGCGGCGCGCAGGCCGCCGCCGCCCACTCCCCGGGCGTCCTGTCCGGCAACGTGGTGCAGGTCCCGGTCCACATCCCGGTCAACGTCTGTGGCAACACCATCGACATCATCGGCCTGCTGAACCCGGCGTTCGGCAACGAGTGCGAGAACGACTGA